A window of Ranitomeya variabilis isolate aRanVar5 chromosome 2, aRanVar5.hap1, whole genome shotgun sequence contains these coding sequences:
- the LOC143804202 gene encoding gastrula zinc finger protein XlCGF66.1-like yields the protein MVLSISDPPRMEQDTDHMAARILDLTLKIIYWITGEDHTVVKTSSGECVTPRVSGGRSRTPSDITEPPPHSLIHEQKILELTNRITELLSGEVPIRCQDVTVYFSMEEWEYIEGHKDLYKDVMMEDHWSITSPDGSSPRNPPERSPSPLYSQDRPEKEENVPRDHQESSGETTKGFVKPTSVSVTVEDGIRGFQGYPHLSSCYEVEDDNIIQVPSITSDAPAVLHCKGIFSDITDHWMPSSDQSLIGKQRTGERWKHFKKKSNLTFPQRIMTDVRPFPCSECGKCFAKEFQLNKHKKTHTGEMPYSCPECGRRYSEKSRAIDHLRVHTGEKPFSCSECGKCFSRKSYLVTHLKIHIGAKPFLCTECGKRFIHKSHILVHLRSHTGEKPFSCPECGKCFSNRSHILGHLRSHTGEKPFTCSECGKCFANKFNLDRHKRTHKLEKPS from the exons ATGGTCCTTTCCATCAGTGACCCCCCGAGGATGGAGCAGGACACAGATCACATGGCGGCTCGGATATTAGACCTCACCCTGAAGATAATCTACTGGATCACTGGAGAG gatcacacagtagTGAAGACGTCGTCTGGGGAGTGTGTGACCCCCCGTGTGTCAGGAGGGCGGAGCAGGACCCCGAGTGACATCACCGAGCCTCCACCTCATTCACTAATACAtgagcagaagatcctagaactgaccaataggatcactgagctgctgagcggagag gttcctataaggtgtcaggacgtcaccgtctatttctccatggaggagtgggagtatatagaaggacacaaggatctgtacaaggacgtcatgatggaggatcACTGGTCCATCACATCTCCGG ATGGATCCAGTCCGAGAAATCCCCCGGAGAGAAGTCCCAGTCCTCTATATTCACAGGATCGGCCAGAGAAGGAGGAAAATGTCCCccgggatcatcag GAAAGTTCTGGCGAAACGACAAAGGGATTTGTAAAACCCACGTCAGTGTCAGTGACCG TTGAAGACGGGATAAGAGGCTTCCAGGGATATCCCCATCTATCCTCATGTTATGAAGTAGAAGATGACAATATCATACAAGTCCCGTCAATAACGAGTGATGCACCTGCAGTTCTTCATTGCAAAGGTATATTCTCTGACATCACTGATCACTGGATGCCTTCATCTGATCAATCGCTGATTGGCAAACAAAGAACTGGAGAGAGATGGAAACATTTTAAAAAGAAATCTAATCTTACCTTTCCTCAGCGAATAATGACAGATGTGCGGCCATtcccctgttcagaatgtgggaaatgtttcgccAAGGAATTTCAActtaacaaacataaaaaaactcaCACGGGAGAGATGCCGTATTCATGTCCCGAATGTGGGAGGCGCTATAGTGAGAAATCCCGCGCCATAGACCATCTAAGagtacacacaggggagaagccattttcatgctcggaatgtggaaaatgttttagtcgGAAATCGTATCTTGTGACTCATCTAAAAATCCACATCGGAGCGAAGCCGTTTTTATGTACAGAGTGTGGGAAACGTTTTATTCACAAGTCACATATTTTGGTCCATCTCAGAAGTCACACGGGGGAGAAACCGTTTTCATgtcctgaatgtgggaaatgttttagtaatAGATCACATATTTTGGGACATctaagaagtcacacaggggagaagccatttacgtgctcagaatgtgggaaatgtttcgccAACAAGTTTAATCTTGATAGACATAAGAGAACTCACAAATTGGAGAAACCATCGTAA